A single Mesomycoplasma ovipneumoniae DNA region contains:
- the secE gene encoding preprotein translocase subunit SecE has product MSQIYFTPRGKIMWKKQAKNVKVPDETKKGKKKFFFRLFIKEMKRVKWPTSRVAFQSFGQTIIFSLIFMAVFFAITIIAAYIWNQAGVGI; this is encoded by the coding sequence ATGTCGCAAATCTACTTTACACCAAGAGGAAAAATAATGTGAAAAAAACAAGCAAAAAATGTTAAAGTCCCCGACGAGACAAAAAAAGGCAAAAAAAAATTTTTCTTTCGCCTTTTTATTAAAGAAATGAAAAGGGTAAAATGACCAACAAGTCGAGTCGCTTTTCAAAGTTTTGGGCAAACAATAATTTTTTCACTTATTTTTATGGCCGTTTTTTTCGCAATTACAATTATTGCTGCCTATATTTGAAATCAAGCCGGAGTAGGAATTTAG
- a CDS encoding CNNM domain-containing protein, with product MPGYFIALGIVLLFLFLISAIFSASETVFTATSRAKVDENISDSFWGKKQILKYYDNYEKTLTIILIWNNIVNIGISIIISALFSNLAINESLQILISIAATTPPLIIFGEIYPKIFGRKKPILFLKAFWFFITFFYYFLFPLAALMTKFVKKINVTNTENELKKIILQAHQEDVLEKDESDLAIRALEFDSFTTAKHFTKLEDVVFVKYEDSLESIKEVIIDSNFSRIPVWKDDNFVGILLSKDILHLDKFDINDHIIKTPLLLSTSLIKTNYEILKKSKSHLGFVVESNKSQKIVGILTFEDILECLLGPIYDEYDYRDDLDFYQISPNQITTKAETSILTINKILAVNLPVNFKNLNQWLLSQSSKKKLVLGAKFYFDWPTYKLEFEIIDKSANTIELKITKNEFQQKS from the coding sequence ATGCCGGGTTATTTTATTGCTTTAGGAATTGTTTTATTATTTTTATTTTTAATTTCGGCCATTTTTTCAGCAAGTGAAACCGTTTTTACCGCCACAAGTCGGGCTAAAGTTGATGAAAATATTTCTGATTCTTTTTGAGGAAAAAAGCAAATTCTTAAATATTATGACAATTATGAAAAAACACTAACAATTATTCTAATTTGAAACAACATTGTCAACATCGGAATTTCTATCATAATTTCGGCACTTTTTTCAAATTTAGCAATTAATGAATCGCTACAAATTTTAATTTCAATAGCAGCAACAACTCCGCCGTTAATAATTTTTGGCGAAATTTACCCTAAAATTTTCGGGCGAAAAAAACCGATTTTATTTTTAAAAGCTTTTTGATTTTTTATTACTTTTTTTTACTACTTTTTATTTCCACTAGCGGCTTTAATGACTAAATTTGTCAAAAAAATCAATGTAACAAACACGGAAAATGAGCTAAAAAAAATAATTTTACAAGCTCACCAAGAAGATGTTCTTGAAAAAGATGAATCTGACTTGGCAATTCGAGCGCTTGAATTTGACTCTTTTACAACAGCCAAACATTTTACCAAACTTGAAGATGTTGTCTTTGTAAAATATGAAGATAGTCTTGAGTCGATCAAAGAAGTAATAATTGACTCAAATTTTTCTCGAATTCCTGTTTGAAAAGATGACAATTTTGTTGGAATTTTACTTTCAAAAGACATTTTACACCTTGATAAATTTGATATCAATGACCATATAATAAAAACACCTCTTCTTCTTTCGACTTCTTTGATTAAAACAAATTATGAGATTTTGAAAAAATCAAAATCTCATTTAGGCTTTGTAGTTGAGTCAAATAAATCACAAAAAATCGTTGGAATTCTTACATTTGAAGATATTCTCGAGTGTCTTTTAGGCCCAATTTATGACGAGTATGACTATCGCGATGACCTTGATTTTTATCAAATTAGTCCAAATCAAATTACAACAAAAGCTGAAACTTCTATTTTGACAATTAACAAAATTTTAGCGGTCAATCTTCCTGTTAATTTTAAAAATTTAAATCAGTGACTTTTATCCCAAAGTTCGAAAAAAAAGCTGGTTTTAGGGGCGAAATTCTATTTTGACTGGCCAACATACAAACTTGAATTTGAAATTATTGACAAAAGCGCAAATACAATCGAACTAAAAATAACTAAAAATGAATTCCAACAAAAAAGCTAA
- a CDS encoding sigma-70 family RNA polymerase sigma factor, with translation MWLDRKKKIAKNKRYFTVLNKYSHILLACSKQVIKTFALTPITYQDLFNASIDKFVQLYEEFDPSLGIPLENYLVHKIKLFMLGYATSFTTKNYQIANFSVSLDELPENIEFAVESELHKLEIQDIYNRITESFDELEMEMFEMFFIQDIPTNVIAKKIGITTQKVNDFIRATSNKLRSFFLN, from the coding sequence ATGTGATTAGATCGTAAGAAAAAAATAGCAAAAAATAAGAGATATTTTACCGTTTTAAACAAATATTCGCATATTTTATTAGCTTGTTCAAAACAAGTGATAAAAACTTTTGCCCTCACACCGATAACTTATCAAGACTTATTTAATGCTTCAATTGACAAATTTGTGCAGTTATATGAAGAATTTGACCCTAGTTTAGGTATCCCGCTTGAAAATTATTTGGTTCACAAAATTAAACTGTTTATGTTAGGGTATGCAACTTCTTTTACCACAAAAAACTATCAAATAGCAAATTTTTCAGTTTCACTTGATGAATTACCTGAAAATATTGAATTTGCTGTCGAAAGCGAGCTTCACAAACTAGAAATTCAAGATATTTACAACCGAATTACCGAATCTTTTGACGAACTTGAGATGGAAATGTTTGAAATGTTTTTTATTCAAGATATTCCAACTAATGTTATTGCTAAAAAAATTGGCATCACCACACAAAAGGTTAATGATTTTATTCGAGCTACAAGTAATAAATTAAGAAGTTTTTTCCTAAATTAA
- a CDS encoding YgjP-like metallopeptidase domain-containing protein has product MNSNKKAKFRELKIDLNGQNYPIFVEFRPKSSRLIVKLVDDYILVQTGLILSDEVLIRSVRNSKYFNKIINILPLRQVLHFSESFFYLFGKKNYFSLIKTKNKLYLQSQFAIFSLGRPKNIEAKIEKLLMKHFEDYLIQRTKFWTKTLEVPDYIVKLSRKNTSWGTNYYRQKIHYSKYLFAFSKEIIDYVIVHEVVHHFFRNHGKLFWEKIGKIIPNYTDLVKKLTNYELN; this is encoded by the coding sequence ATGAATTCCAACAAAAAAGCTAAGTTTCGCGAACTAAAAATAGACCTAAATGGCCAAAATTATCCTATTTTTGTTGAATTCAGGCCTAAAAGTTCGCGCCTGATAGTTAAATTAGTTGATGACTATATTTTGGTTCAGACCGGACTTATTCTAAGTGATGAAGTTTTAATCAGGAGTGTCAGAAATTCAAAATATTTTAATAAAATTATAAATATTTTGCCACTAAGACAAGTTTTGCACTTTTCTGAATCTTTTTTTTACCTTTTTGGTAAAAAAAACTATTTTAGTCTAATAAAAACAAAAAATAAACTCTATTTGCAAAGTCAGTTTGCTATTTTTTCCTTAGGTCGGCCAAAAAATATTGAGGCTAAAATTGAAAAACTGTTAATGAAACATTTTGAAGACTACCTGATTCAGCGAACAAAATTTTGAACCAAAACCTTAGAAGTCCCTGATTATATAGTCAAATTATCGCGAAAAAATACATCATGAGGCACCAATTATTATCGTCAAAAAATTCATTATAGCAAATATTTATTTGCATTTTCCAAGGAAATTATCGATTATGTAATTGTTCATGAGGTAGTTCACCATTTTTTTCGCAACCACGGCAAGCTTTTTTGGGAAAAAATTGGTAAAATTATACCTAATTACACTGATTTAGTTAAAAAATTAACGAATTATGAGCTCAACTAA
- the nusG gene encoding transcription termination/antitermination protein NusG, which produces MKIYKWYMISTISSKEDVAITLLKNRIKYENLEEHFQEIIKFDVPYYEESTNGKAEKKLKYRNLYKGYFFIKMNMVDKAWFVVRNTQYVTGLVGSHGRGTKPTPISIRQFERMKENWNQKVLSFQETNDTTAITWQIGDWVKVTQGPFSGDIGKIIEMNETKTLITVELENVFGRKAPATFEYKNLKKFNN; this is translated from the coding sequence ATGAAAATATATAAGTGATACATGATTTCAACTATTTCATCAAAAGAAGATGTTGCAATTACTTTACTTAAAAACCGAATAAAATATGAAAATTTAGAAGAGCACTTTCAGGAAATAATAAAATTTGATGTCCCTTATTATGAGGAAAGCACAAACGGAAAAGCTGAAAAAAAACTCAAATATCGTAATTTATATAAGGGCTACTTTTTTATCAAGATGAATATGGTTGATAAAGCCTGATTTGTTGTTAGAAATACTCAATATGTAACAGGACTTGTTGGTTCTCATGGTAGAGGAACTAAACCAACGCCAATTTCAATTCGGCAATTCGAGCGAATGAAAGAAAATTGAAATCAAAAAGTTCTTAGTTTTCAAGAAACTAACGATACTACTGCAATAACTTGACAAATTGGCGATTGGGTAAAAGTGACTCAAGGTCCTTTTTCTGGCGATATTGGTAAAATTATCGAGATGAATGAGACTAAAACCTTAATAACAGTAGAACTTGAAAATGTTTTTGGGCGTAAAGCTCCTGCGACCTTTGAATATAAAAATTTAAAAAAGTTCAATAACTAA
- the rpmG gene encoding 50S ribosomal protein L33 — translation MKKKISLSCFVCKNRNYKTNKSLQTRLQINKFCKICRKSTLHQEEK, via the coding sequence ATGAAGAAAAAAATTAGTCTAAGCTGCTTTGTTTGTAAAAATCGGAACTATAAAACAAATAAATCGCTTCAAACTCGCCTTCAGATTAATAAATTTTGTAAAATATGTCGCAAATCTACTTTACACCAAGAGGAAAAATAA
- the cysS gene encoding cysteine--tRNA ligase: MSSTKSNLNVYLCGPTVYNHVHIGNLRSVIVFDFLVSVWKYFGKKVNFIQNITDIDDKIIEKAMELGLTEAELSQKYIFEYFSVLETFNVKKPDKIIKVTQILDKIIDYIVELKDKNFTYFNQNGDLVFDASKIANYGVISQQKVHNLYQKDRQSKSVNDFVLWKKTKKGVLFESPFGLGRPGWHTECSAIIYNHFEKNSVDIHGGGVDLIFPHHENENAQHFALTNEPISKKWIRVGFVNFNGKKMSKSIGNIIFAKEFAKKYDPDVLRSIFLSINPSVPINLTDELIQNHQKLITKYKKIYFDWILNPKEIEKSLVDQILSLIEEQKFSNAIFLISNLAKQKKNSEIVFIFKLLRFSFAKKEINSEDQENIEIWKKLLEQKKYEEADKYREKLWKRFIFS, from the coding sequence ATGAGCTCAACTAAAAGTAATTTGAATGTTTATCTTTGCGGTCCTACGGTTTATAATCACGTTCACATCGGCAATTTAAGGTCGGTAATTGTGTTTGATTTTTTAGTTTCAGTATGAAAATACTTTGGCAAAAAAGTTAATTTTATCCAAAATATCACCGATATTGATGACAAAATTATCGAAAAAGCAATGGAATTAGGGCTAACTGAAGCTGAATTAAGTCAAAAATACATTTTTGAATATTTCAGTGTTCTTGAAACATTTAACGTTAAAAAACCTGACAAAATTATAAAAGTAACGCAAATTCTTGACAAAATTATCGACTATATTGTGGAGTTAAAAGATAAAAATTTTACTTATTTTAACCAAAACGGCGACCTTGTTTTTGATGCAAGTAAAATTGCAAATTACGGTGTAATTTCTCAACAAAAAGTCCACAATTTGTATCAAAAAGATCGTCAAAGTAAATCTGTAAACGATTTTGTTTTGTGAAAAAAAACAAAAAAAGGCGTACTTTTTGAATCTCCTTTTGGCCTAGGTAGACCTGGCTGACATACTGAGTGTTCAGCAATTATTTATAATCATTTTGAGAAAAATTCAGTGGATATTCACGGAGGTGGTGTTGATTTGATTTTTCCGCATCATGAAAATGAAAATGCCCAACATTTTGCGTTAACAAATGAGCCAATTTCAAAAAAATGAATTCGTGTTGGCTTTGTAAATTTTAACGGTAAAAAAATGTCTAAATCAATCGGAAATATAATTTTTGCAAAAGAATTTGCCAAAAAATATGACCCAGATGTTCTTCGTAGCATTTTTTTGTCAATAAATCCTAGTGTCCCGATTAATTTAACAGATGAATTAATCCAAAATCACCAAAAATTAATAACAAAATACAAAAAAATTTATTTTGACTGAATTCTTAATCCTAAAGAAATTGAAAAAAGCCTTGTTGATCAAATTTTATCACTTATTGAAGAACAAAAATTTTCTAATGCCATTTTTTTAATTTCTAATTTAGCAAAACAAAAAAAGAATTCAGAAATTGTCTTTATATTCAAATTACTAAGATTTAGCTTTGCAAAAAAAGAAATTAACTCTGAAGATCAAGAAAATATTGAGATCTGAAAAAAACTCCTTGAACAAAAAAAATATGAAGAAGCTGATAAATATCGCGAAAAATTATGAAAAAGGTTCATTTTTTCATAA
- the rlmB gene encoding 23S rRNA (guanosine(2251)-2'-O)-methyltransferase RlmB, translated as MLKYICGKNSVIEAIKNGFVFKQIYCLKQPDSPIFSNQKVQIVNKDFLDKLVFANHQGFVGVVENFKFFEIDVLNKDRPEIVLILDHIHDQNNLGNIIRTANCFGIKHIILPKKRAAKLNETTFKVASGGFIGIKFILVNSIVAAINKLKKIGFWIYATDLGEKSKKINEIQFNFPCAIIVGNEATGIKKSSLYASDESFFIPMEGKIDSLNVTVATGIILFYLKNKQK; from the coding sequence ATGCTTAAATATATCTGTGGCAAGAATTCGGTGATAGAAGCAATTAAAAATGGGTTTGTTTTTAAACAAATTTACTGTTTAAAACAGCCCGATAGTCCAATTTTTTCGAACCAAAAAGTACAAATAGTTAATAAAGATTTTTTAGATAAATTAGTTTTTGCCAACCACCAAGGTTTTGTTGGCGTTGTTGAAAACTTTAAATTTTTTGAAATTGATGTTTTAAACAAGGATAGACCCGAAATTGTTTTAATTCTTGATCATATTCATGATCAAAATAATCTCGGTAACATTATTAGAACAGCAAATTGTTTTGGAATTAAGCATATAATTTTGCCCAAAAAGCGAGCAGCTAAACTAAATGAAACCACATTCAAAGTTGCATCAGGTGGCTTTATTGGTATCAAGTTTATTCTTGTAAATTCAATTGTAGCTGCAATTAATAAACTAAAAAAAATAGGTTTTTGAATTTATGCCACTGATTTAGGCGAAAAAAGTAAAAAAATTAATGAAATTCAGTTTAATTTTCCCTGTGCAATTATAGTTGGCAATGAGGCTACTGGAATTAAAAAAAGTAGTTTGTATGCTAGCGATGAGTCATTTTTTATTCCGATGGAAGGTAAAATTGATTCTCTAAACGTCACAGTTGCAACGGGAATTATACTTTTTTATCTAAAAAACAAACAAAAATAA
- the dnaB gene encoding replicative DNA helicase, with translation MNNSRYTSPDIESFIISFLLSNPRKIINYIDAIDPNDFSDLRLVEIAKAIKTVVASVPDPEVNLIIEELQKNQKLEKIGGKSFIIWLYNNNFSLPSEITSHLRIVSEKKTLRQLKKIIEESSHELDFGKKTSIEITSQIVDKINLLTLDSTKQSFYSIYEIAQEIFQFITELRTSQNVIKGISTGYDNLDVVTSGFQRGELVILAARPSVGKTAFALNLAWNVCKSGKSVLFFALEMSNTDLGTRLLSLVSGIEANKFKTPKNLRPEDLIKIEKAISKRLKEAKLTINDSGSINIDDIFWEVQKRYRNNIKYDLIIFDYLQLINSSANNQNYNRQVEVSIISRKLKQLARAVNTPIIALSQLSRNVERREDKTPLLSDLRESGAIEQDADLVAFLHRDNYYNKREDDQSNFDSGPNTKLIIAKHRNGPTGTLFFNFLPEIGQFIAALDFNVANKNKNDINLGLED, from the coding sequence ATGAATAATTCGCGATATACTTCCCCTGATATTGAGTCCTTTATAATTTCTTTTTTGCTTTCAAATCCCAGAAAAATTATCAATTATATTGATGCAATTGACCCTAATGATTTTAGCGATCTAAGACTAGTTGAGATTGCAAAAGCAATTAAAACTGTTGTTGCCAGCGTGCCTGATCCTGAAGTTAATTTAATAATTGAAGAACTGCAAAAAAATCAAAAGCTGGAAAAAATAGGCGGAAAGTCCTTCATAATTTGACTTTATAATAATAATTTTTCTCTGCCTTCAGAAATTACTTCGCACTTGAGGATTGTCAGCGAAAAAAAAACTCTACGTCAGCTCAAAAAAATCATTGAAGAATCAAGTCACGAACTAGATTTTGGTAAAAAAACTTCCATTGAAATTACAAGTCAAATTGTTGACAAAATTAATCTTTTGACTTTAGACAGCACCAAACAGTCTTTTTATTCAATTTATGAAATTGCCCAGGAAATTTTTCAATTTATTACCGAACTTCGCACAAGTCAAAATGTTATTAAAGGAATTTCGACTGGCTATGACAATTTAGATGTTGTAACTTCTGGTTTTCAAAGGGGTGAACTTGTAATTTTGGCAGCTCGACCCTCAGTTGGAAAAACAGCTTTTGCCCTTAATTTGGCCTGAAATGTTTGCAAAAGTGGAAAATCTGTGCTATTTTTTGCCCTTGAAATGTCAAACACAGATTTAGGAACTCGGCTTTTATCACTTGTCTCAGGAATTGAGGCCAATAAATTCAAAACACCGAAAAACTTACGCCCTGAAGATTTAATAAAAATTGAAAAAGCAATCTCAAAACGACTAAAAGAGGCAAAATTGACCATAAATGACTCAGGTTCGATCAATATTGACGACATTTTTTGAGAAGTTCAAAAACGCTATCGCAACAATATCAAATATGATCTTATTATTTTTGACTATTTACAACTTATAAATTCAAGTGCAAATAATCAAAATTACAACCGTCAAGTCGAGGTTTCAATTATTTCCCGAAAATTAAAACAACTAGCTCGAGCAGTTAATACGCCGATTATTGCTCTGTCGCAACTTTCAAGAAATGTTGAACGAAGGGAGGATAAAACTCCTTTACTTTCAGATTTGCGTGAATCTGGAGCAATTGAGCAAGATGCTGACCTTGTTGCTTTTTTACACCGCGACAACTATTATAATAAAAGAGAAGATGATCAGTCTAATTTTGACAGCGGTCCAAATACAAAATTAATTATCGCAAAACACAGAAATGGTCCAACTGGAACCTTATTTTTTAATTTTTTGCCTGAAATTGGCCAGTTTATTGCTGCCCTTGATTTTAATGTTGCAAACAAAAATAAAAATGATATAAATTTAGGATTAGAGGACTAA
- the rplI gene encoding 50S ribosomal protein L9, producing MKVILLKDTKDGRANSVVEVSAGYASNYLFKNNLAEPFNPRTEKLLKERLKKIEAEKENKKNQAVQLKTQIENTVLWFKLKGTLDSVHGAISAKKIKKELETKDIFIDKHLIQTPGISNFGTSYVTVKLSPEISATLKINVVKDE from the coding sequence ATGAAAGTAATTCTACTTAAAGACACAAAAGATGGTCGTGCAAACAGTGTTGTTGAGGTTTCAGCTGGTTATGCTAGCAATTATTTGTTTAAAAATAATTTGGCAGAACCTTTTAATCCAAGAACTGAAAAACTTTTAAAAGAAAGACTAAAAAAAATTGAAGCTGAAAAGGAAAATAAAAAAAATCAGGCAGTTCAACTCAAAACTCAAATTGAAAATACTGTTTTGTGATTTAAATTAAAAGGGACACTTGATTCAGTCCACGGCGCAATTTCGGCTAAAAAAATAAAAAAGGAGCTTGAGACCAAAGATATTTTTATTGATAAGCACTTAATTCAAACGCCAGGAATTTCCAATTTTGGAACAAGTTATGTTACTGTTAAATTAAGTCCAGAAATTAGTGCTACTTTAAAAATAAACGTTGTAAAAGATGAATAA